The Amphiprion ocellaris isolate individual 3 ecotype Okinawa chromosome 6, ASM2253959v1, whole genome shotgun sequence genome contains a region encoding:
- the foxb2 gene encoding forkhead box protein B2: protein MPRPGKNSYSDQKPPYSYISLTAMAIQNSGDKMLPLSDIYKFIMDRFPYYRENTQRWQNSLRHNLSFNDCFIKIPRRPDQPGKGSFWALHPDCGDMFENGSFLRRRKRFKVLRAEHMACKSSPMMHYFHHHHHHHHPGSKLGTASGHHDHSAAPASVGRLPHFQGYGGIACAQPGGFKHPFAIENIIGRDYKGVVASGLPLTSVMHHLGYPVPPQLSSVVNSMWPHVGMLSESMGGVPVPASSEYAPFSVSAKGLYHNANGQTLPAVPVPIKPTPSLGPVPGLTGLQSGPAQLCSPPSVMEKSDLLEGKGNPLHPALLLS from the coding sequence ATGCCCCGTCCTGGGAAGAACTCTTACAGCGACCAGAAGCCTCCATACTCCTACATATCATTGACAGCGATGGCTATCCAGAACTCAGGCGACAAGATGCTGCCTCTGAGTGACATTTACAAGTTCATCATGGATCGGTTCCCATACTATCGAGAGAATACCCAGAGGTGGCAGAATTCCCTGCGCCACAACCTCTCTTTCAACGACTGCTTTATCAAGATCCCACGGCGGCCTGACCAGCCAGGGAAAGGCAGCTTCTGGGCTCTGCATCCGGACTGTGGTGACATGTTCGAAAACGGCAGCTTCCTGAGGAGACGGAAGCGCTTCAAGGTGCTGCGTGCCGAGCATATGGCCTGCAAGAGCTCCCCGATGATGCATTACttccaccatcaccaccaccaccaccacccggGGAGCAAGTTGGGCACAGCATCGGGCCACCACGACCACTCCGCGGCCCCGGCGAGCGTGGGTCGGCTGCCTCACTTCCAGGGTTACGGGGGCATTGCTTGCGCGCAGCCCGGCGGGTTTAAACACCCGTTCGCCATTGAGAACATTATAGGACGGGACTACAAGGGTGTGGTGGCCAGCGGGCTCCCTCTAACCTCGGTCATGCACCACCTGGGTTATCCGGTGCCCCCGCAGCTCAGCAGCGTGGTCAACTCCATGTGGCCGCACGTCGGTATGCTGTCGGAGTCCATGGGTGGCGTGCCGGTGCCAGCATCATCCGAATATGCGCCCTTCAGTGTGTCAGCAAAAGGCCTGTACCACAACGCCAACGGGCAGACCCTGCCCGCCGTTCCCGTGCCAATAAAACCCACCCCGTCCCTGGGTCCTGTCCCGGGTCTGACGGGGCTGCAGTCCGGCCCGGCACAGCTCTGCTCACCGCCCTCAGTGATGGAGAAAAGCGATCTGCTGGAGGGGAAAGGCAACCCTCTACACCCGGCCCTCCTTCTTTCTTAA